In Methanobacterium sp., one DNA window encodes the following:
- a CDS encoding CDP-archaeol synthase, translating into GKPIPLLDQLDLVVGALIFASIVVVIPWDMLLLLFVISIILHLAANIIAYLIGIKDVWY; encoded by the coding sequence GGTAAACCTATTCCACTTCTTGATCAGCTTGATCTTGTTGTAGGTGCTTTGATTTTTGCTTCAATTGTTGTTGTCATACCATGGGACATGCTTTTACTTTTATTTGTTATATCAATTATCTTACACCTTGCAGCTAATATTATTGCTTATCTGATTGGAATAAAGGATGTTTGGTACTGA
- a CDS encoding hydantoinase/oxoprolinase family protein, producing the protein MKIAGFDIGGANTDLAVVDFDNKGNITGIRTDFRYFPMWLKKDELGKALLDLLGDDADRIDAAGICMTAELVDAYKTKKEGVKDIAVKSKESLEVPVGFIGLNGLLDFDETIKRPDEVAAANWIATAKIASKIEDNCIMIDTGSTTTDIIPIKNGLEIAKGRSDLERLKTGELVYSGTLRTNVAALVDKVPLDDEWIRISSELFAITADVHLILGNITEEDYTCSTPDGAGKSGKECMRRISRVICGDLDMLSEFDIEKIAGYIYKMQVQKIAEALLEVSKRESINKVVTTGLGMNIIGAEASKMVGIESIGMDKLLTKEECVVAPAVGTALMMEQFLKNKQ; encoded by the coding sequence ATGAAAATTGCAGGATTTGACATAGGCGGAGCAAACACAGACCTTGCAGTTGTGGACTTTGATAACAAAGGAAATATTACAGGTATTAGAACCGATTTTAGATATTTTCCTATGTGGCTAAAAAAAGATGAACTTGGAAAAGCTCTTTTGGATCTTTTGGGTGATGATGCAGACAGAATTGATGCTGCAGGAATTTGCATGACAGCTGAACTTGTTGATGCATATAAAACAAAAAAAGAAGGGGTTAAAGACATTGCAGTTAAATCTAAGGAAAGTCTTGAGGTACCTGTTGGATTCATAGGGCTCAATGGTCTATTGGATTTTGATGAAACAATTAAGAGACCAGATGAAGTTGCAGCGGCAAACTGGATTGCCACAGCAAAAATTGCGTCTAAAATTGAGGATAATTGTATAATGATAGATACTGGGAGCACTACAACTGATATAATTCCAATTAAAAATGGATTAGAGATTGCAAAGGGAAGATCAGATCTTGAAAGATTAAAAACTGGAGAATTGGTCTACAGCGGGACTTTAAGGACAAATGTAGCCGCACTGGTTGATAAAGTACCTCTGGACGATGAATGGATTAGAATATCGTCCGAACTTTTTGCAATCACCGCAGATGTGCATTTAATTCTTGGAAATATAACAGAAGAAGATTATACTTGCAGTACTCCTGATGGGGCTGGAAAATCTGGGAAAGAATGCATGAGAAGAATTTCAAGGGTTATATGTGGAGATCTTGACATGTTAAGTGAATTTGATATAGAAAAGATTGCAGGATACATATATAAAATGCAGGTTCAAAAAATTGCTGAAGCTTTACTAGAGGTTTCAAAAAGAGAGAGTATTAATAAAGTTGTTACTACGGGCCTTGGAATGAATATAATTGGAGCAGAAGCATCAAAAATGGTTGGAATTGAATCAATAGGGATGGACAAGCTATTAACTAAAGAAGAGTGTGTTGTAGCGCCTGCAGTTGGAACAGCATTAATGATGGAACAATTTTTAAAAAATAAACAGTAA
- a CDS encoding response regulator, producing the protein MVNKSLNILLIEDNPADARWILEVFKDMDIKSDLHIVKDGIEAMDYLNRKKSFKNVPEPDIILLDLSLPRMDGFEVLKKIKNDKDLKSMPVVVITASDYPNDINEAYKNCANYYISKPVDFDMVNKILHCVEA; encoded by the coding sequence ATGGTTAACAAATCGCTGAATATTTTGTTAATAGAAGATAATCCTGCAGATGCGCGCTGGATATTAGAAGTCTTCAAAGATATGGATATAAAAAGTGATTTACATATTGTTAAAGACGGTATTGAAGCAATGGATTATTTAAATCGTAAAAAAAGTTTTAAAAATGTACCAGAACCAGATATTATCTTATTAGATTTAAGTTTACCACGTATGGATGGTTTTGAAGTACTTAAAAAAATTAAAAATGATAAAGACCTAAAGTCAATGCCTGTTGTGGTTATAACTGCTTCAGATTACCCTAATGATATTAATGAAGCTTATAAGAACTGTGCAAATTATTATATAAGTAAACCTGTTGATTTTGATATGGTAAATAAAATTTTGCATTGTGTAGAAGCTTAA